The window ATAtgctatatattaatattaattaattcataatatatatatatataggtcgaAAATGCCTCGCTATGATGATCGGTATGGTACAACTCGTTTATATGTTGGCCGTTTGTCTTCAAGAACACGCTCTCGTGATTTGGATTACCTCTTCAGCAAATATGGGAGGTaactctctttttttctttccgtTGTTAAACGTGACGATACAAATTGTCCGATGAAAACTCGGCTTTTATGTTTTTGGTCTTTGCTGTATGTGTATGCTTACTGCTTTAGTTTTTAGGCAATATATGATTATGAGTGTGGTTATGGTCAAGTATGTGAATTTTCCGCgtgtttagactttagaataGAGGTGATCGAAAACGTTGAAAGATAACTAGACAATTTAGGTAGTCAGCAAATAGGCGTATCCCGTGGCCCACTAACAGGACATAATTGATTTGTATGAAACGGACATTGTGCCTGCCTGTAGGTGTATGTGATTTAACTTGAATGAATTTATTGAAGGTTATCGGGTTTTTGCCTGACCTGGAGGTCAAATGGTGACAAGTCTTGCCGAGTGTTTGGCGATACTTTGTGTAGTGTTTGTACGTGTTTATATGGAATTGGCAACAATGCAAATTGGTGTTTTGTTCTTCTTGGTGGGCGATGTATGATGCTTAAGTAATGATGTGGACTTATTGTTTCTGGAAACCGTTTGCGCAGAGTACGTAATGTGGATATGAAGCATGACTACGCATTTGTTGTATGTATCTGTCCTTACCCTTCTTTTCATTGTACAACTACCTAAAAGTTTCTTTTTCAATTATTCATGCCTTTAAGGATGGCATATTTATTACAGGATTATCATCTTCTGTTTTTTGTTCTTTACCCCTGTTGTATGAATTTGTAATAATAGGATTTTAGTGATCCCCGTGATGCTGATGATGCAAGATATAGCTTGAATGGTAGAGATCTGAATGGCAGTCGACTTCTTGTGGAATTTGCAAAGGGTGTAAGTGACTTCTATTTGTATGTCTAGATGTACACGTGTGTAGTTGCCATGCGTTAGTTTAGATATGTCTGCTTTGATGCTATGTTTTTACCTTATCTATCTTTATTTTGTTCAAAAGGTATTGAGGATCTTGCATGCATTTTACTGTTAgtcttgtaatttttttatctgTGGCTTTCTTATCTTATTTGTGGGGATCAGGTGAGGTAGATTGTTAGTGTTGGTTCCTGGATATGAAAAAAGGGATCGGTTGGGTAACGGTATTTTCGGTGTTGGTTTTCAGATATGGAAAAAGGGATGGGTTGGGTAACGATATTTTCGGTGTTAGTTTTCAGATATGGAAAAAGGGATGGATTGGGTAACGAGTCAAAACTGGTCTTAGGTATGCGTTAAAACATAACAGGTGTGGTCCGGTTTCACCCAACAcaatttttatcctttttttaccttttcataTAATTTTTCGTGTCAATCTGTCATTATTCATTATGTAAGTAGATGATATAATCTCAATACTAATATTGATCTAGAAGGCTTTATACTAAAAAACCTACTTTATGCGACTTTTGTGTTTTGACCTATTAGAGTAAAAATATCTATTTTATTCACAAATTTAGAGGTTAAAGTTTCCACCCTTACTGGTTTATCACAAGAATTATTCTGTCTTGGTgcagcattatatatatatatatctatatatatatgctttagcTATTATGAATCTGCATATATAATTTTCAGAggtgtttttttttggttatagaCTCCACGCGGACCTGGTGGTTCTAGAGAACATATAGGTAGAGCTTCACCACCTGGGGCAGGACGATGTTTCAACTGTGGACTTGATGGTCACTGGGCTCGAGACTGCAAAGCTGGTGACTGGAAGAATAAGTGTTACCGATGTGGAGAAAGGGGCCACATCGAAAGGAACTGCCAAAATAGTCCTAAAAAGTTAAAGTTCGTTTTTTCTCTTCCCTTACAATGTCCGTTTTAGCATTTTGATCCCCAGATTTACTAGCTGATCGTATTAATAATTGCTTCACAGACGTGATCGGAGCTACTCAAGGTCACCGATACGATCACGCTCTCCTCGTCGTCGCCGAAACCGGAGTCTTAGTTATAGCCGAAGCCCCAGGTACAGTTCACATCATTCAATTTGAGTGCTTGATAGAATATTGCATGGTCTTGGTTAACGGTCATTATAATAGAGGCAGCAAATTGGTTGGATTGGGTAAATTGTCAAAATGGGCTACTTTTGTACGGGGTGGATTGGGCAGGGCTGATCCGCGGATACTTTCCTGAGTGTTTCTTAATAGATTATTAATGTGTGAAGAATGGTTAAATTTTTAGTACGAATTGGATCTGCCAGCACTAACCCGCAACTTTTCTGAtcatcttttaataaataatggaTGTTTAAAGGTATCAACCCCGAATGTGTATTTTTTTACTAGACTACTCAATTTTATTCAATGACGACAAGAAGTTATGGAGTATGGTTTTGGCATTTTGGGTATGCTTTCGGCGAGTGAAGACCCGTTTGATCCTTTAACATTTGTTCAGTTTGGTCTTTTTTCTGATTTAAccctttaaagaaaaatatacttGAAATTGACCCCATCTATTTATAACTGGGTTCCAATTGCCGCATATAGGAATTTATGACTTAATGTCCCTTTCTGTACCAGTCGTTCCAGATCTCCTCCAAAGAAGGAACGTGAAAGGAAACAGCGCCCCCGCTACTCTAGGAGCTCAAGCCGTAGCCCTGAGTCGCATAATTCACCATCTCCCTTTAAAGGAAGAAAGCGCAGCCAAACTCCTACTGAGGACAAAGTTAGCCCTTCTCCCAAGAGGGTAAATTCAGAGTATAGCATGAGCCCACAGAGAGGAAAGAGCCAAAGTCCTGCATACAGTCCTGTTGTAGCTAATGGGCGTGGCCGCAGCCCTAGCCCTGTGTATGAACAAAGCCTTGTTGACCATGATGGTCCTGCAGCTCAGGGTAGCCCAGTTGACCATGATCGTCCTGCAGCTCAGGGTAGCCCAGTTGATGACGAGGGTCCAGTTGTTGAATGAAGTCCAACTCTGCTGAAAAATGGTTTTTGTTACATCACTGTAGGACCTACATGTTTGTGTCAGCTGTCTGTGTTTAGTTGAATGGTGTAAGTGTTGAAATATTTACACCCGTGTTCGAAATATCTGAAGTCCAACTGATAGTGATGAAGTGAATCTACAGGGAAGTGAGCAACTTTAAACTGTGTTGAAAAAATGTTTTCGTTACATTACAGTAGGATGTTGAAAGACACAACATATTTGTTTCAGTTGGGCGTTGGCCATGTTTAGTTGTTGAATGGTTTAGCATTGCAATATTTACATCCGTGTTCTAGATATCCGAAATCTCAACTTGACAGTAGCTATTAGGAACAAAGTTGGTGCTGGttttatattttctgattttcccCTTTAGAGAAAAATATACTTGATAAATTAGATAATTTTGTCAGAGGTGTCTGTTGTAATTGCAAACATGCTTCTCGTCTCTCTTTTACCATTCGACGTTAAGTTTTCAACCTGTTAGCAGTTAAAACGCACAAAGTATACCACGTTGCATCTCTCAGAACATGCCAAGTATAATCACATAGATGAATAGACAGTTTTCTGATCCTTTTTATTTGTTCAAAAACAATAAGGCCGGTTTCTTCTAATGTTTGCTTTCGTACTCTAGACGCAAACTTACTAGTCAACTTAATCATGAACAAATTCTACACGAAGAATACACTTGTTCATTATTGTGAACGTGTATAGAAAACTCACCATCCTTTCAAGTAACAAGGTTATAACTATATAAAGCTTTAGTAGTTTgctatgatatatatatatatatatatacgggggatgagaatataaggctgtcgggtatctaagcttaggtgtgaaacactcacatattgtttttttaatccataaaaatcatgggagcccatgcatttattcattaaagaagaaataataaaatattagtatctgaggggttccacacctaagaaATAACCGGATTGAGGTATTCTTTAATCGACATATGACACTCTATTTAATTGACACATGTCcgtttaatttaatataactaataataaaaatccttttttttaaaatattaatcgGTTTGTAGAGATTTGATATAACTAAAACTCTTTTACCTATATTTTTAATCTCTTTGGTTTTTCTTTCGTACTTTCAAAGCATTCTATTTACTCCATTTATCATAATTTGATTagattatttaaatatttatagatTAGCATCTCCCTTATATTGCCAATGCATTTTTTTCCCAATAATAATATTTCGATTAAGTtacttaataactaaaaatactAAACATCTAAAGATTAACTTGTACcatatcattaattaatatttttttatccttaaataccaatattatatacatgtaatgtttaatttttgttttaatacaaaaaattaatcttacgatatataaaaaaatcaaacttacgatatatatattcaatccgtacatcgtacgggtattaaaaCTAGTATAATTAATATACATCGATAAGTTTTTAAAGAAATTACGTTACATATACAATTCCACtatataatatctaatataaaaaaacacatttctgAACATTGTTTACAATTTCTAACATTAACAACTTACCAAATGTATAGATTAAAGAAATTTACAATCGGATCAAACCACAAAGTTTTGTAGCGACACTGTATTATTACGGAGTAGTATGTTAACATCTTGTCCCACATCGGTAGTGTAAGAgaaaacttttttctttataaaggcCGCTTGTAGGGTTTCAGTCACCGGGCTTGGTAGCGCTTGCCTATAACTCAAGTGAGGGTATTAAAATGGTTGGACTGTGAGCAATTCCAGGCTGATTGGGTCTGTTGGTGCACAAACTGGCTTGCCCATTCCAAGTCGTGAGTTGGACCATGTGGCTTGAGCGAAGGCTTGGGTTTCATGGTTCCTAGAGTAGGGGGCACTGCGTAAGGCTGGTTTCACAGAGCTGCGAAAACTCCTCGCTCACGACAGTGGAAGGATAACAGGTCGGGGCTCCACGGGTCCATATAATCACCTGGGATGGCTCAAAAGAACAACCATTTTTTTGGCTCCGTTCTGCCGCTTTTATTTATATACCACAGCTGTCACACAATTATTTCGGGGCGTATAACCACTTATCGTTAGACGTTAATATATATGACTTGCATTGAAGTTGCAAGTTCCTGATACAAGTTGCAAGGATTGTTGAAGTAAGCAAAGTGGTTGTAACAAACTGCTAGGAGTTTGTGAGTCTATGACTACTAGAGTCTAGAGGCGGAAAAACATACTTGGGTCTCTGCGGAAAAGATCAAATAAGACTGTTTGCATCTGATCACTTCTCACATATCCTACTCATGGCGGATTCGTATCTTCATTTACATTGGTAGTTTGAAGTTTTCTAATGTGCATTCAGTGAGAAATATAGTATTTTTCTACCAcccattttctttatatatattgttgatcaGTTTTGGTTGATCTAGattaatttataacaagaaCTTAATTAATAATTGAACGATCTTTATATCTCCCTAAAAATAAGAAACCTTGATGAGCAAGCTTTGTTAACCATATATAGTAAgcttttttgatatatatatatatatatatggttaggttctttatttataataaatgaacatttaataaattaaacgCAAGTTTCTATGTTTTTAGAGTAAATTCCAAGAATATGcttgttttttaaaagatggTAAACTCTATACTTGTTTCAAATATGTTTTCCAAAACTATGCTTGTTTATTTGGTTAGTGTTTACAATAAGTAAACATGGAAAGTTGAATTCTATTCGATCTCCAcatttttgtaaaatatatatgttttgatttccAGGAGACAAAGCGATAAACTATTTTTTGGAGATTATTTTGTTATGTTCTCTTATATATTTATGCTAAAACTTAAAACTTCCTATATCTTCATGAAATTGTACGCATCGAATCACCGCATCGGATATAAATTGATCGAGCTGGTTAGTTAATGTAGAAAGgtgattgtaaaaataataaaaatggttaaaggtgattggttaattatctaaaatataaaaacgtTATTAGTAACTTATACTTATCTATAAGGGGGTTGGATTGAAAAAATGATACAGAGGCACAGAGCATTAAGAAGAGATTAAAGAAGAGGGAGCACCATttgagttttattattattttaataagcAAGCATAGTCTTGGAAAACATATTTAAAGAAGCATATAATttactaacttttcaaaaagaAGCATATTTTTGGAATTTAATCATGTTTTTATAATGAATTTATACATGGAAAGTAATGATTATTATGTTAAGAAAAACATAGGTTAATAAGGAATATAAAGACATGcctttgtataatatataaataaataaaaaggatcCTCACGTATTGATCGAGACCCATAGAATTGAATCAAAGCAAAGGTGCAGGTGGGCGTGACGTTTATTTGAGGTATGAACTattaattcttatttttttaatctttatcttttagTCTATAATTCCACCATTATTGACTGTTGTGTTGTTTATTTGGTTTTTCAGGGTGAAACTTTTGTATAAACCGGTTATTTATAtctaaagaaaaatatttgtaaaaaacaTAGGTTGGGTTTTTATCTCGtcctttttgttatttatatcgTGAAAAttgatactaattaatttttattgtttgtttaaATATGATGAGTGTATCTATTATAATTGtaattaaatgatatatttggTGATAAGAtgattgtatatgtatatgtgtactTTTATGTTGTCAACTTAAACACTTTTGTTAATCcggtataaatgtataatgatACAATACCTTTTATTAAAACATTGATTAACATAGATCTATAAACTAACACAGACACCAAAAGTTTTTTGGGACAGcagttgtgtttttttttcccgttAATTAACATCCAAGTTTGTTAAGTATATAAAATACACCTTCATTTAAAAAGTATGTGATATTCGCaaggttttttttcttcttctttttttttttttttaatttataatttttgataaaatttgcATGTTTTCGTTGGCTAACTAGTAAAAAATCGAGTCTTTTTGGTTGGCGCTAGCTATGACAAAAGTCGAGAGTTTTTCTTTGATAATCTCGGTTTGACACATGTGTAGAACACGTTTGAACTAAATAAAGGCTATGTATTTTCATCTTTATATCTCAACCGAtgtaaataacatatttatacaCTTTGTaaatatcaataaatatataatcaactttcaaaatcacaaaaatgTTATGTGTCAAGTTCATATTATTTCTTATaagggttttaaaaaattatgacatcataaatcataaatcattttgatttttcttttctttagatttttgtagaatttgatttaatttaaaaacCAAATCTTCCTCCTACAAATTTCATGCCAAGATATTCACTTAtagttattaactattattattatgctaatattattattagtaatataaagttatagtttatttttttttgtagtttaattattattattttttaattgtagcTTAACTAAAGGAATATAATTATGAATTCGTGtgtattttataagatttttatctttaataatgatttttcttcttaaacagtattgtaataattttcataatttttttttattatttcttgaatTTGAAGGTGTTGAACAAATGAAAAGTTGATTGTATGATATCTATTAAAAGctttaaatacattaatatgtttataatttttttttcccattcttGTGTATTATTTTATCAGTTTCTCTcatatatgtgaaatatatCAATGCGAAACTACTTTATTGCACCGTATTCAATTATTATTGCATTATTTGATTAagtatatttcatatataaaaattaaacaaatatgcaattatTCTTTTACTAAGCATTATTGAATATTGACTAGCAAAAATTGTATTAAAATGCCCGGGTTGAATCCGGGTTATATAGCTagtatcaataaatatataatcaactTTCAAAATCTGTTTTAATGCCAGTAATATGGTAACCAATAATATACTTGAACAATTGAGCTGCTaaacaatcaaaatataaattatagaaacttttaaatatatttatatggaaaaagaatataagattgtccgatacctaagcttaggtttgtaactcctcacatactaatattttattatttattgtttaatgaataaatgtctgggCCCCCATGAtctttatgatttaaaaaattaatatgtgagtgtccgacatctaagcttaggtacctaagaGCCTTATATTCATATCCCCCTATTTATatacaatatctatatctatactcccttgtAAAGGGAACTAAACTATTTTTACTAAAACTTTACACCCGCAATTCTATCTTCCAAATCTATCTCtatcacacaaaaaaaaactagctTTCTCAGGCGATCGTTTTCCCCCAAGTCGCAGCAACACGTGGACACAaggctaatatatatatatatatatagagaaatgttattttgagaacttttaaaaatataagaacTTTTAAGAACCTTTTCAATCAATTCTAACCATTAAATAGAACTAATCAAAGGCTAATAATTATAAtgacatatatgtaattaaacTAACAACTTATTTAAAGAAAACGTATGCTTTCTTGCTAAAAGGGCaaatttgaaattgactttgactttgtaTCCATAAAAATGGATCTTCTTAGAGGAAAACAAGGAATTTTGAATTTTAGTTTTcatcttatatttttttatatcacttgtTTACATTTGAGAAATAATATAGATTATGCACCAACATTAGTAGAAATGATATGTTCACACATgtaattgataatatataagCACTAAAAGatctaataaaatattagtatttatttgTATACGTATGTTCATGTGTTCATATGAATGTCCACATGTGATCACCAACTATTCTACATACATATGGTCATAACATCACTCATGCACATATAGAACTCACTGATATTACGagaaaaatatgtttatataaacGTAATTGGTAATTTATATGCAtcaaaaaatccataaaactttatttataaaatatttgcaTACATGTGCTCATATGATTGTTCATACACATGTGATAATCAACTAAACTTATAAAACATTCATTATATGATTGGTATAAAATACTTGCATACTGTGCTCATATGATTGTTCACATGTGATCATCAACTATTTCACGAAacaatcatttatataattgCTAATACATGTGCTCATATGATTGTTCATGCATATGTGATAATCAACTAAACTTATAAAACATTCATTATATGATTGGTATTAAAATACTTGCATATATGTGCTCATATGATTGTTCGCATGTGATCATCAAACATTATGTTCGCATGTGATCATCAACTAATCTCATGAAACATTCATTTATATAATTGCTAAGTACATATGCTCATAACAGTACTATTCATTCATGCACATATAGATTAATGCATTGACATTAGGAGAAACAATATGTTTACACACACGTAATTGGTAGTATATATGCACCAAAAATCACAtagaatattatttataaagcaTTCACATACATGTGCTCATATAATTGTTCATACCCATATAATCACCAACTAATTAAACTTATAAAACATTCATTTATAAAATTGAATAGAAGAACAATCTGTATCAAAACACATGTCATATAAAGCATCTACTGGaaatatatgagaaaatatttctaaaacaaaaatatgctATTATTCAACTTAGATTACCAACGGGTCAAACATCACACCTTTTTCACTTTCTTTAGAAGTAACAGTGTATATATTATCAAGTTGTTAATATAATACTTATAAAATGCAAGATAAAGAATTtgtatctatttttaaaaaatagtaatCAAGAATGAAGATTGTATATTAAAATCTGTTTATAATAAAACTCAaacaatagataatagataGAACAATATGAAGGAGATGATAATAATGTTGATCACAcgtagagaaaaaaaattgtaataaaaaGTTTTGTAACTGCTAGCATAAATACATGGAGGAAATATGggatttgtttttataatagtctaattaatttaattggtaATAACGAAAATACAATAATACTCTTGCattcaattaataataaaaggttCTAAAAGGTTCTTGCTATTTTAAAGGTTCTCAATAtaacttttacatatatatatatatatatatatatgtaatatcaAAGTTGGAGAACTTACTCgtaataaattttgaatttatctataatgaacttcaaaa is drawn from Erigeron canadensis isolate Cc75 chromosome 9, C_canadensis_v1, whole genome shotgun sequence and contains these coding sequences:
- the LOC122581622 gene encoding serine/arginine-rich splicing factor RS2Z32-like; this translates as MPRYDDRYGTTRLYVGRLSSRTRSRDLDYLFSKYGRVRNVDMKHDYAFVDFSDPRDADDARYSLNGRDLNGSRLLVEFAKGTPRGPGGSREHIGRASPPGAGRCFNCGLDGHWARDCKAGDWKNKCYRCGERGHIERNCQNSPKKLKRDRSYSRSPIRSRSPRRRRNRSLSYSRSPSRSRSPPKKERERKQRPRYSRSSSRSPESHNSPSPFKGRKRSQTPTEDKVSPSPKRVNSEYSMSPQRGKSQSPAYSPVVANGRGRSPSPVYEQSLVDHDGPAAQGSPVDHDRPAAQGSPVDDEGPVVE